Proteins from a genomic interval of Lolium perenne isolate Kyuss_39 chromosome 1, Kyuss_2.0, whole genome shotgun sequence:
- the LOC139834299 gene encoding uncharacterized protein → MQEEEQTIQDDDEECRIFSGIGDVFDSYRVATDVPQGKQNDDPYDFVYHNLPKKHHVLKPVNDCIYCGAMRLQYEGPAFCCRKGKVKIATPEVPQELRLLFTSQVDADAKYFRKHIRYFNTHFSFTRLGVTLDKTVSTAARTGVYTFVAQGAMYYKMDDLVPGGQGPRHLQLYFYDTDETLEHRVKRSPDLDINIIRKILEILEDNPYVQTFKSIGSVPNLEEYRISLNTDIRLDQRRYNAPTASQVAAMWVEGSDPQNTFDRQVVLYGKGDRPIFIRAYYGCYDPLAYPLFFPRGETGWNHWIPYETPPKVGQEDNDDDIEREDLQGLDRSSNVLLEQNTDEVADDEENHDDDATGGSRKFVSAREYYCFKLQVRKGLFNIILFGARGFQQWAVDMYIKMETMRLDFFSDPKNQKSIRADLYQGVVDVMDAGETRGCRVGKRIVLPRTFPGGDRDMQRRFLDAMAIVQRFGKPD, encoded by the exons ATGCAAGAGGAGGAACAAACAATAcaggatgatgacgaggagtgcaGGATTTTTAGTGGTATAG GGGATGTGTTCGATTCTTACAGAGTGGCAACTGATGTTCCTCAAGGTAAACAGAATGATGATCCTTATGACTTCGTGTACCACAATCTACCAAAGAAGCATCATGTTTTGAAGCCAGTCAATGACTGCATATATTGTGGAGCAATGAGGCTCCAATATGAGGGCCCCGCGTTCTGTTGCCGAAAAGGAAAAGTCAAGATAGCTACCCCTGAAGTTCCTCAAGAGTTGCGCTTGTTGTTTACAAGTCAGGTTGATGCTGATGCAAAATATTTCAGAAAACACATACGATATTTCAACACCCACTTCTCCTTCACAAGGCTTGGAGTCACCCTTGATAAGACAGTCAGCACTGCGGCGAGAACCGGTGTGTATACATTTGTAGCACAAGGAGCAATGTATTATAAGATGGACGATCTGGTGCCTGGTGGTCAAGGACCTAGACATCTCCAACTCTACTTCTATGATACGGATGAAACATTGGAACATAGAGTAAAGCGCTCTCCAGACCTTGATATCAATATCATACGGAAGATTCTGGAGATACTAGAGGACAACCCATATGTGCAGACCTTTAAGAGCATTGGATCCGTTCCGAACCTAGAAGAATATAGGATATCCCTTAACACAGATATAAGGCTGGACCAGCGAAGGTACAATGCCCCCACAGCTTCCCAGGTTGCAGCGATGTGGGTTGAAGGGAGTGACCCACAAAACACTTTTGATAGGCAAGTTGTCCTCTATGGAAAAGGGGACCGTCCTATTTTTATTAGAGCTTACTATGGTTGCTATGATCCTTTGGCGTATCCATTATTTTTCCCGAGAGGGGAGACGGGATGGAACCACTGGATACCATATGAGACACCACCTAAAGTCGGTCAAGAGGACAACGACGATGACATCGAGCGTGAAGACTTGCAAGGTCTAGATCGGAGTTCAAATGTACTTCTGGAACAAAACACGGATGAGGTAGCAG ACGATGAAGAGAACCACGATGATGATGCAACCGGAGGGTCCAGAAAATTTGTTAGCGCAAGGGAGTACTACTGCTTCAAGCTGCAAGTCAGAAAAGGACTTTTTAACATTATATTGTTTGGTGCACGTGGGTTCCAGCAATGGGCAGTCGACATGTACATCAAGATGGAGACTATGAGACTTGATTTCTTCTCTGATCCTAAGAATCAAAAGAGCATTCGTGCTGATCTATACCAG GGTGTTGTTGATGTCATGGATGCTGGAGAGACACGTGGTTGTCGGGTTGGTAAGAGAATCGTGCTTCCGAGGACTTTTCCAGGAGGTGATAGAGACATGCAGCGAAGATTCCTTGATGCGATGGCGATAGTCCAACGGTTCGGGAAGCCTGATTAA